The sequence TGCTTCTGCTACGCACCGGGACCCGGCCCGCGCCGCGGATTCTGCGCGTGGCCGCCGCGGTGCCGGCCGCGGTGGGCCTCGTACTGCCGCTCACCGGGCCCGGGGCGCGGCTGGGTCTGGAGCCGCTGCCGCTGCCCGCGTACCTCCTGCTCGCAGCGGTGCTGGGCGGATTCGCCGCGGTGCTCGGACGCCTCACGCGAGGCTGCCGTCCGGGCCGGCCGCCGGAGCGCCCCCGAACGAAACTTGTACAGTTGCGCAATACGGCAATCAATATGGTTGTGCGAGCGTGCCGGCGCACGCGCGGGCGACCGGGGCAAAGGAAAGAGGTGGCGTGATGCTCCGCAACGGCCTGGAACCGTGGCACCTGCTCATCGTGGCGCTCGTGCTCATCCTGGTGTTCGGCTCGAAGAAGCTTCCCGACATGGCGCGCTCCCTGGGCAAGTCGGCCCGGATCCTCAAGAGCGAGGCCAAGGCGATGAAGGCCGAGGCGGGAGGCGACTCCGCCGCGCCGGAACACCCGTAACACGCGTGTGGAGGAGGGCCGGGGCGGTGTGCCCGGCCCTCACCCGTGCGGCACCTCGCTAACCGTTCCGCGCGTCCGCTTCGACGTGAGCGAGGTGGGCGGCGAGAAGTTCCTCGAACGCCGCCCGGTGGTCCGTCTGGAGCGGCCGGAGGCCACGCGCGAAGTGCGCCAGCGCGGGGAAGCGCTCGGGGTCGGCGCCCAGCACCGACACACGGAACAGCTCCTGCCCCTGTTCGCGCTCCTCCGGGGTGACCGTGGCGGCGCCGGCCTCGGAGGTGATCAGTGCGGCGATGAGAACCGCGATCCGGTGGTAGTGCGCCGGGATCTTCTCGTCGGGCAGTCCTGAGGCGCGCAGGGCCTGCAGCACTTCCTCCACGACCAGCCGGGACCCGGCGCCGCCCGACACATAACGCCCCCAGACCGCGGCGAGCTGCGGCTGCCGGCCGAAGGCCTCCCGCACGCGCAGAGCCAGGGCCGTGATGCGCTGCTTCCAGTCACCCTCGGGGCGATGGCCCTCCATCGCGGCCAGAAGGACACGGTCGGCGACCGCGCGCAGCAGCTCGGTCTTGCTGCGGAAGTGCCGGTAGAGGCTCGACGAGTCCGTCCCGAGCACCGCCGCCAGTTTGCGCACGCTGAACGATTCCGTCGCGCTCGTACGCAGCAGCTCGGCTGCCGCATCCAGGATCTCTTCGGTCGTCCAACGCCTTCGGCCTGCCATTTCGCCCCTCTCGACGGGTTCCAGCCTAGCCTATGCACTTGGTGTTGCACGCACCGCGTGCATAATGAGGACATGAGCTTGCCGGGCGGCCCGGCAGGACGTGGTCCGGCATGGGGAACCACAGCCGGACCCGGGGGTTACGAAGGGACGCACGACGTGAAGAACCCACTGGATTCCGCGGCGCTGGACGCGGCCATCGACCACGTGCACCGCGCCGGTATGCCGGGCCTGTTCGCCGAGGTCCGGCACGGCGACCATGTCTGGCGCGGCGCGGCCGGGGTCGCCGACACCGCCACCGGCCGGCCCGTCGACGCCGGAATGCGCCACCGCGTCGGCAGCGTCACCAAGACGTTCACCGCCGCGGCCGTTCTGCGCCGGGCCGAGAGCGGCCGGATCGGGCTCGACGTACCGATCGGCCGCTACCTGCCGAAGCTGGTCCCGGGGGAGCGGGGTGAGGCGATCACGGTCCGGATGCTGATCAACCACACGAGCGGCCTCGCCGAGTACCTTCCGTACGCCTACCCCTCGCTCAAGGCGTTCCCGGCCCTCGCCGAGACCGGGGCGCAGAGCCTGGACGACCACCGATTCACGCGGTTCGACCCCGAAGAACTCATCGCACTGGGAGTCGGCGCACCCGCCGTTGGCACCCCGGGCGGTGCGCCGGGGCTGTACT is a genomic window of Streptomyces sp. NBC_00708 containing:
- the tatA gene encoding Sec-independent protein translocase subunit TatA, with the protein product MLRNGLEPWHLLIVALVLILVFGSKKLPDMARSLGKSARILKSEAKAMKAEAGGDSAAPEHP
- a CDS encoding TetR/AcrR family transcriptional regulator; translated protein: MAGRRRWTTEEILDAAAELLRTSATESFSVRKLAAVLGTDSSSLYRHFRSKTELLRAVADRVLLAAMEGHRPEGDWKQRITALALRVREAFGRQPQLAAVWGRYVSGGAGSRLVVEEVLQALRASGLPDEKIPAHYHRIAVLIAALITSEAGAATVTPEEREQGQELFRVSVLGADPERFPALAHFARGLRPLQTDHRAAFEELLAAHLAHVEADARNG